ATCTTATTGATGACGAGGTGAAATTGAGTATGAATGATAACAATGACATTATGGTTTGCATGAAACCATAATTAAGACAAATACTCAATCACCCTTCAGTTAATGATAACTTTAGTATTATTAAACTATTCACCTGATCGCACAGCAAACAATTAACAAAGTCGTATCAATGCTCACGTCTTATTTGCTACAAAACCATTCACCGCAATTATAAATTAATGAATTTAAACTGCTTTTCTCGCCCACCCCATCCATTACAGACCTATGTTGAATTGATACTAATTATATTTAAATCGTTCCAAAGATGAATCTCCAGTCCAAAAATAGACTTTTCGAAAGGCATAAAAGATAAAAACCAGCACAATTAGCTAATACAAACTCACCACGACTTTCTCCGTTCGGGCTCGTTTTTCTCTTCAGGGGTTGACATCAACCACCATATCCAGTACCACTAAAAGCATATTGAATTTAACGGAGCACGATTCATGATTCGCACCATTCGTTTCACCGGTCTACTACTACTAAACGCATCCTCTGTGCGCGGTAGACTGGCGGGCGAAATTCAGCGTTGAATCGTCACCAGTAAGACTAGAAACCCGCGCCATTGCGCGGGTTTTTTTATGCTCGTAGCAAGGCGCCCTAAGACTGACAAGGACCTAACCCATGAGCCAGCAAGTCATTATTTTCGATACCACTTTACGTGACGGTGAACAGGCATTACAGGCGAGCCTGAGTGTGAAAGAGAAACTGCAGATCGCGCTGGCTCTCGAACGTATGGGTGTCGACGTGATGGAGGTGGGTTTCCCTGTCTCTTCTCCGGGTGATTTCGAATCGGTACAGACCATCGCACGCACCATCAAAAACAGCCGCGTCTGTGGTCTGGCACGCTGCGTTGAGAAAGACATCGACGTTGCCGCCGAGTCACTGAAAGTGGCTGAAGCCTTCCGTATCCATACTTTTATTGCCACATCCCCCATGCACATCGCCACCAAGTTGCGCAGTACGCTCGACGAGGTGATTGAACGCGCGGTATACATGGTCAAACGTGCACGTAACTATACGGATGATGTTGAATTCTCATGCGAAGATGCAGGCCGCACGCCAATTGACGATCTGGCGCGGGTAGTGGAAGCCGCCATCAATGCCGGCGCCAAAACCATCAACATCCCGGATACCGTCGGCTACACCATGCCGTTTGAATTCTCCAACATCATTACTGGCTTGTATGAACGTGTGCCAAACATTGATAAGGCGATTATCTCTGTTCATACCCACGACGATTTAGGCCTGGCCGTCGGGAACGCCATCGCCGCCGTTCACGCCGGTGCCCGACAGGTAGAAGGTGCGATGAATGGTATCGGTGAACGTGCAGGTAACTGTTCACTGGAAGAAGTGATCATGGCAATTAAGGTGCGCAAAGACATCATGAACGTGCACACCCGCATCAATCACAATGAAATCTGGCGTACCAGTCAGACCGTCAGCCAGATTTGCAACATGCCTATTCCAGCCAACAAAGCGATTGTTGGTACCGGCGCATTCGCGCACTCTTCCGGTATTCATCAGGATGGCGTGCTGAAAAACCGCGAAAACTACGAAATCATGACCCCGGAATCCATTGGTCTGAACCAGGTACAGTTGAACCTGACGTCCCGCTCAGGTCGCGCGGCAGTGAAGCACCGTATGGAAGAAATGGGTTACAAAGACAGCGATTACAACATGGATCAGTTGTATGACGCGTTCCTGAAGCTGGCCGACAAAAAAGGTCAGGTGTTCGACTATGACCTGGAAGCGTTGGCCTTCATTAATAAGCAGCAGGAAGAGCCAGAACACTTCCGCCTGGATTACTTCAGCGTGCAGTCCGGCTCCAGCGATATCGCGACGGCGTCCGTTAAGCTGGCCTGTGGGGATGAGATTAAAGCGGAAGCGGCAAATGGTAATGGTCCTGTCGATGCCATCTACCAGGCCATTAATCGCGTCACCGAATACGACGTTGAACTGGTCAAATATGACCTGACGGCCAAAGGCCATGGCAAAGACGCGCTCGGTCAGGTGGATATCGTGGTCAACTATAACGGCCGTCGCTTCCATGGTGTAGGTCTGGCGACCGATATCGTCGAATCCTCTGCCAAAGCGATGGTGCATGTCCTGAACAATATCTGGCGCGCCGCTGAAGTTGAAAAAGAGTTGCAACACAAAGCTCAGAATAAAGAGAA
This region of Enterobacter cloacae complex sp. R_G8 genomic DNA includes:
- the leuL gene encoding leu operon leader peptide yields the protein MIRTIRFTGLLLLNASSVRGRLAGEIQR
- the leuA gene encoding 2-isopropylmalate synthase; translation: MSQQVIIFDTTLRDGEQALQASLSVKEKLQIALALERMGVDVMEVGFPVSSPGDFESVQTIARTIKNSRVCGLARCVEKDIDVAAESLKVAEAFRIHTFIATSPMHIATKLRSTLDEVIERAVYMVKRARNYTDDVEFSCEDAGRTPIDDLARVVEAAINAGAKTINIPDTVGYTMPFEFSNIITGLYERVPNIDKAIISVHTHDDLGLAVGNAIAAVHAGARQVEGAMNGIGERAGNCSLEEVIMAIKVRKDIMNVHTRINHNEIWRTSQTVSQICNMPIPANKAIVGTGAFAHSSGIHQDGVLKNRENYEIMTPESIGLNQVQLNLTSRSGRAAVKHRMEEMGYKDSDYNMDQLYDAFLKLADKKGQVFDYDLEALAFINKQQEEPEHFRLDYFSVQSGSSDIATASVKLACGDEIKAEAANGNGPVDAIYQAINRVTEYDVELVKYDLTAKGHGKDALGQVDIVVNYNGRRFHGVGLATDIVESSAKAMVHVLNNIWRAAEVEKELQHKAQNKENNKETV